The following nucleotide sequence is from Verrucomicrobiota bacterium.
CCAGAGAAGGCCCCACCTCCATGGCGTCCCATGCCGCCGTAGGTATCCACAATGATCTTCCGCCCGGTCAGCCCGCAGTCTCCCTCCGGTCCCCCAATCACGAAGAGTCCCGTGGGGTTGATGAGGATCTCTGTCTCCGGGGTCAAGAGCTCGCTCGGGATGACTTTGTCAATCAACCCGGCTTTCAGCTTCTCGCGAATCTCCGAAGTGGTGACCTCCTCGGTGTGCATGGTCGAGATCACCACGGCGGTCACCCGGACCGGCTGGCCGTCGACATACTCCATGCTGACCTGGGTCTTGGAGTCGGGCCGCAGCCAGGGGAAGGTGCCGTTTTTGCGCAATTCGGTCAGAGCCCGTCCCAACTGATGGGAATACAGGATGGGGGCCGGCATGAGCTCGGGGGTTTCCTTGCAGGCATAGCCGAACATGATGCCTTGGTCGCCCGCGCCTTGCTCATCCGTGGTCTTGTCCTCGGCTGCCTTGGCGTCCACCCCTTGGGCGATGTCGGGAGACTGTTGCCCAATCAGGTTCACGAAGAAAAAGTTGGAAGCGTCAAACTTGCAGTCGCCCGCCGTGTAGCCAATCGACTCCAAGGCGCTTTTGACCACCTCCCGGTAGTCAAAGACCGCTTGGGTGGTGATTTCACCGCCCAGCACCACCACATTGTCCTTCACCAGCGTCTCACAAGCCACCCGGCTGGCCGGGTCCTGCTCGAGGCAGGCGTCGAGAATGAAGTCGCTGACCGTGTCAGAGACTTTGTCCGGGTGACCTTCTGTCACGGACTCGGAGGAGAAAATGTAGGAATTGGACATGAGGAACTTTTGATATTAGAAAATCAAGATACGTTGATGCCTTGGTAGACTTATGTCGTCAACACTGAACTCCCTGAAACTGCTCTCGGATCCGACCCGCTTGCGCCTTTTCCTGCTTCTTTCAGAAGAGGCGCTCTCGGTGGCGGAGTTGCAGGCCATTCTGGCCATGGGGCAGAGCCGGATTTCGACCCAGCTGGGCTTGCTGCGGCGGGGTGGCTTGGTGCGCCTTCACAAGGACGGCAAACGCAGCTTGTATGAGCCCGTCCCTCCGCAGTCTGAGGCGGAAGCAGGTCTCCGGCGGATTTGCGAGGCAGCCGCCTTGGAACTCGAGGAGGCGGAGCCCGATCGGCGGGCCTTGGATCTGGTCCGGCAGCATCGGGCGGATGCTGCCCGGGACTACTTTGACCGGCTAGCGGGCAAGTTTGGCAAGGGCTACATCCCGGGGCGCTCTTGGAAGAGTCTCGCCGAGACGCTCTTGCAGCTTCTGGCGCCGCTTCGGATCGCCGACCTGGGGGCGGGCGAAGGGACTCTCTCGCAACTCATGGCGCAGAAGGCGACCGAGGTCATCGCGATCGACAACTCCGAGAAGATGGTGGCCTTTGGCAAGGAGACGGCGGCCAAGAATGGCTTCCAAAATCTGCGTTACCTTTTGGGCGATCTCGAGTCCACTCCCATCGAGGACGAAACGGTCGACCTCGCCCTCTTCAGCCAGGCCCTCCATCATGCCGCTCACCCCGGGGGCGCGGTCAAAGAGGCTTTTCGCATCGTCCGTCCTGGGGGGCGGGTGGTGATTCTCGATCTCTTGAAGCACAATTTTGAGGAGGCCCGGGAGCTGTATGCCGATCTCTGGCTGGGCTTTGCCGAGGTCGATCTCCATCGCTTTCTCTCGGACGCTGGCTTCGTCGACCTTCATCTGACCGTGGTGGATCGGGAGCCGGAGTACCCTCATTTCCAGACAGTGCTCGCCATCGGTCGCAAACCTGAATAGCGTTTGCCAGCCCGAGTCCCGCCCCGTAAAGGCTGGCATGACCAAATCGTCCAAACGCTTCCTCCTCGATCTCCTCTCCACGCCCAGCCCCACGGGCTTCGAGGTCGCCGGGCAGCGCAAGTGGGCGGAGTATGTCCGGGGCTTTGCGGACGCGGTCGAGAACGATGCCTACGGAACGGCCTGGGCCACGATCGAGAGCGCTGAGAGCAAGACCAAGAAGCCCATGCCGACCCTGATGCTGGAGGCACATGCCGACGAAATCGGCTACATCGTAAAGCACATCACCAAGGAGGGCTTTCTCCGAATCGACCGGGTGGGAGGAAGCGATGCGGCCACCGGTCGGGGGCGTCGCCTGACCTTTTTCGGGGATCAAGGGGAGGTGACCGGCCTCATCGGCAACACCGCCATCCACCTCCGCAAGGACAGCCTAGGCAAAGAAAACGCGCCCCAGATCAATGAGCTTTATGTCGACATTGGCGCCTCCAGTGCCGAGGAGGTGGCCGAGCGGGGGCTGCGGGTGGGGCACCCGGCTGTCTACCAAGACGGCCCGGAGTTTCTCGGCCAAGACCGACTGGTGGGGCGTGCGCTCGACAACCGCGTCGGCGGCTTCATCATTGCGGAAGTCACGCGGCGACTGGCCGCAGCCAAAAAGCGCCCCTCCTGCCGCACCTACGCGGTCAACGCGGTCCAAGAAGAAATCGGCGGCCTCGGCGCCAAGATGGTGACGCATCGACTCATGCCGGATCTCTGTGTCTGCCTCGATGTGACCCACGCCACCGACACTCCCGGGATCGACCACTCGAAGCACGGCGAAGTCAACCTCGGGGGAGGCCCCACCATCCAGCATGGCGCTTGCAACCACCCCGAAGTGGTCGAGCGACTCATGACCGTGGCCGAGAAAGAAGGCCTCACCCTCCAGCACGAATCAGCCGGACGGTATTCCGGGACGGACACCGACCAAATCTACCATGTGCAGCAAGGCGTCCCCAGCGCGCTCGTCTCCCTGCCGCTCCGCTACATGCACTCGGTGGTGGAGACGGCCCATCTCGGAGACATCGAGCAAGTCATTCAGCTCCTGACCGCCTTTGTGAAATCCCTTCGGCCCGGAGACCAGTTTGGCGTGCGTCTCTAATACCAACCTCCAGAATTCACTGGAAGAATGGAGGGGAGGTGTTGTGAGGAAGAGGCGCTGAAGCGCGGGGAAGGGAGAGCCGGTGGATTTCGAACCAGCCCTGCGTTGCTCCTCGGTAACGGTGCCTGCACCGCGCCCTCGTCGCGCCTTGGTCTGGCCCGAAATCCACTCGGCCATTCTACCCGCCAATTCTGCAGCTTGGTATAAGCTCGAGGCCCTCGTCTATTTCCGCTTCTTGGCGGCTTTTTTCTTGGCCGGTTTTTTGGGGGCCGTTTTCTTGGCCGTGGCCTTCTTTTTCGCCACTTTTTTGGCTTTTTTAGGCGCGGTCTTCTTCTTGGGAGCCGCCTTTTTGGGGGCGACCTTCTTTTTGACTGCTTTTTTGGCGACCTTCTTGGGCTTGGGCGGGGTCGCCTTCTTCTTGGTGGCCGCCAACTTTTTCTTCGGTGCCACCGTCTTGGGCGCCACTCCCTTCTTTTTGGCTAGGAGGGGCTTGGCCTTGGAGGGGGTGGCTGGTTTCTTTTTCTCTTTCGGCTTGGCTGCGACCGCTGAGGTCTTTTTGACGACGGGAGCGGGCTGAGGTTCGGGCTCGGGCTCCGGTTCAGGGCTCGGCTCGACGGCCTCGGGCTCGGGGGGAGCGGCGTCTTCCAAGTCTTCCTCCTCGTCGTCTTCGCCCAAATCCATCGGGGCGGCACCGGCCAGCATTTCCACCAAGGTCCCCAGGGCGCTTTCGCCAGCGGCCGTGTTGCTGGCGGCGACCTTCTTGGCCTTGTTGGCGCTCGGGCTGCGCACCAGATTGGTGGGCAGCTTGTCGACTGGCTTGGGACCCGGTTCCTCGCGTTTTTGGAGGGCTCGGCGAAGTTTTTTAAGGGCGATGTTTTGAAGCTGGCGAATGCGCTCCCGCGTCACGCCGAATTCCTGACCGACCTCTTCCAAGGTCTTTGGCTTTTGGCCGCTCAGGCCGAAGCGTGCGTCGATGATGCGCATTTCCCGCTCGTCCAGCACCTCCAAGAGGCCGTCCAGCTGGAGGTGCATGTTTTTGTGCGTCAGCACTTCGAGCGGCGTTTGGGCGCGCTCGTCGCCGATGATTTCTCCGAATTCGGTGCCGTCGTCATCGCTGATGGGAGCATCCAGCGAAGCCGGGCGGAGAGCGGCGCTTTTGAGGTGAGCCAGCTTGGCCCTTTCGATCCCGATTTCAGCCGCCAGTTCTTCATCGGTCGGTTCCCGGCCCAACTCCTCGGCCAGCACCATGGCCACCCGACGCATCTTGGCGATCTTGTCGACCATGTGCACCGGCAGACGGATCGTCTTCGATTGGTTCGCGAGTGCGCGCTTGATCGACTGCTTGATCCACCACGCGGCATAGGTCGAAAGCTTGCCCCCTTTTTCCGGGTCGAAGCGCTCGACCGCCTTCATGAGCCCAATGTTGCCCTCCGAAATCAAGTCGAGTAGCGGAAGGCCGTAGTTGGCGTAGTCCTGAGCGATCTTCACCACCAGCCTCAGGTTGGCCCGGATCATGTGATCCCGCGCTGCCTTGTCCCCATTCTTGATGCGCGCCGCCAACTGCACCTCCTCCTCGGGGGTGAGCAGGGGCGTTTTGCCAATCTCGCGTAAGTAGATCTTGATGCCGCCGTCCATAAAAACTAAGCCGTAGCCAGAGAAGTCTCCGGTATCCCTCTCAACTGATTACGCGTGTCGCCGACACGCCCGCAATTGCTCCCCCCCAAGGTCACGAGACGTTCGGTTGCCGGATCGACTTTTGGCCACTTCGCGAACGTTTCTCCGATTGACTGGTTGGAAAGGGGCCCCGTTCTCCATGTTTTTGCTTTGTTTTGCAAGCTTTTTCTTCCCAATTTGCCTGCCTCCTCTTTAGCGAGGCGTCGCCGCTCGCTCGGCTTGTCCGATCGGCTGGGAAATCCCAGGCGCTTTCACCTTGCGGAAAAGACGCCCCGCGCATTGGCTGGCGTACTCTTCTCATGGCTCAGCGACTCTTTTTGATCGACGGCATGGCGCTCGCCTACCGCTCCCACTTCGCCCTCATCAACAGCCCCATTCGGACCACCCAAGGAGTGAACACCTCCGCCGTCTTTGGCTTCGCCAATGTGCTCTTGGACCTCTTAGAGAAGGAATCTCCCACCCATCTGGCGGTCGTGTTCGACACCAGCGCCCCTACCTTTCGGCACCAGCAATTCAAGGAATACAAAGCCCAGCGGGAGGACATGCCGGAGGAGCTGGCCGAAGCGATCCCGCTCATCAAGCGCTTGGCAGAGGCCTTTGGCTTCCCCGTCCTGAGCCTGGATGGCTATGAAGCCGACGACCTCATCGGGACGCTCACTCGCATGGCCGACGAAGCAGGCGGTTTCAAGAGCTACATGGTCACTCCCGACAAGGACTTCTGCCAACTCGTCAGTCCCACCACCTACATGTGGAAACCCGGGCGGAAAGGGGGCCAGCACGAAGTGCTCGATCTGGCCCGCGTGCAGGCCGACTGGCAAGTCGAGGAACCCGATCAAGTGGTCGATGTGCTCGGGCTCATGGGGGACACCAGCGACAACATCCCCGGCGTGCCCGGCATCGGCCCCAAAACCGCCATGAAACTCATCAGCCAGTTTGGTCGCCTGGAAGTGCTCTTGCAACGCACGGCGGAACTCAAAGGCAAGCAAAAGGAACGCCTGGAAGAACACGCCGAACAAGCGCTTCTCTCCAAGCGCCTCGCCCGCATCCACCGAGAAGTGCCACTGGAAGTCACCCTAGACCAGCTCCTCATTCCCGAGCGCAAGCAAGACGCCCTCCAGTCGCTCTTCGTGGAGCTGGAATTCAACACCCTGGGCAAGCGACTTTTTGGCGACGCCTTCAAGGCCGGCCGAGGTTTTTCCGCGGCCGCAGAGAGCCAGGGGGAGCTTTTGGAGGCTTCCCTGAAAACGCTCGCGGACGTGCCCCACCATTACCGAGAGGTGTCCACCAAGCCGCAACGGACCGCCCTCCTGAAAACGCTCCAAAAACAGAGTGCTTTCTGCTTCGACACCGAGACCACTTCGCTCGACATCCGGGAGGCACGGCTCCTCGGCATCGCTTTCAGTTGGCAGAAGGGAGAAGGGCATTTTTTGGTGCTACCGGAGGAAAGCCAGGAGGCGGCTGAGGTGCTCCAAGAGTTGGCTCCGCTCTTCGCCAGCCAAGCGGAGAAGATCGGGCATCATCTCAAATATGACTTGGCCGTCCTACAAGAAGCGGGGTTGGCGGTCAACGGGCCCTTCTTTGATACCATGTTGGTGCACGCCTTGGTGGAGCCGGCGCAACGTCACACCATGGACTTCCTGGCCGAGTCCCTGCTCGGCTACACCCCCGTCTCCATCACCAGCCTGATCGGCGATAAGAAGGACCCCCAAGGACAGCTCGACATGGGGGAAGTGGTCGAAAAACGACGCCAGGAGTTAGTCGCTTACGCTTGCGAGGACGCCGATGTCACTTGGCAGCTAGCCGAAAAGCTCCGCCCCCGATTAAACGACTCGGGCCAAGCGGAAATTTACGCCACCATTGAAGCCCCCTTGCTGCCCGTGCTCGTCCGCATGGAGCGGGAAGGCATCCGCTTGGACCAGGCGGCGCTCGCCGAAATCCGGATCGAGTTAGGCGAGCGCATTGAGGAACTGCGCGCCTCGGTCATGGGCCACGCGGGAGAGGACTTCAATCTCAACTCGCCGAAACAACTGGGAGAAATCCTCTTCGAGAAACTGCAGCTCATCGAAAAGCCCAAAAAAACCAAGACCGGGCAATACGTCACCAATGAGCAAGTCCTCACCTCCCTGGCCGATCGCTTCCCCATCGTGGCCGAGGTGCTGGAGTATCGGGAAGCGAGCAAACTCAAAAGCACCTACGTCGATGCCCTCCCGGACTACATCGCCCGCAAGACCGGTCGCATTCACAGCGATTTCCAGCAATTGGTGGCCGCCACCGGGCGGCTGGCCTCCGCCAACCCCAATCTTCAAAACATCCCCGTCCGAAGCGCGCTGGGTCGCCGGGTCCGAAGGGCCTTTGTTCCTCGCGGCGAGGGCTTTGTCCTCTTCGCCGCTGATTACAGCCAAATCGAACTTCGCATCATGGCCGCTCTCAGCGGAGACGAAGCCATGCAAGAAGCCTTCGCTCAAGAAGCGGACATCCACACCGCGACCGCCGCCCGCGTCTATGGAGTGGACCAAGAGGGGGTCCTCCCGGAAATGCGGCGCGCGGCCAAGATGGTGAACTTCGGCATCATTTACGGCATTTCCGCCTTCGGTCTCAGCCAGCGACTCGGCATCCCCCGAGGCGAGGCCGCCTCCATCATCGAAGCCTACTTCAAGGAGTACGCGGGCGTGCAAGCCTTCATGGAGCGGGCGGTGCAGGAAGCGAGAGAACGGGGCTACGCCGAGACCCTGCTTGGTCGGCGAAGACTCTTGCCGGACTTGAAGTCCAAGAACGGCAATGTCCGCGGAGGGGCGGAGCGCATGGCCATCAACACTCCCATCCAGGGGAGCGCCGCCGACATGATCAAGCTGGCCATGATCGGAGTCGAGTCACTTTTAGCCGAAGATGGCTGGCGGAGCCGGATGCTCTTGCAGGTGCACGACGAGCTGGTTTTCGACCTGGCGGTGGAGGAGGCGGAGGCCTTGGTCCCGAAAATCCTGGAAGCCATGAAAACGGCTCTCCCCCTGGAAGGCGTGCCCATCGTGGTCGATTCCAACCAAGGCACCAACTGGCTCGAAGCCCACTGACCCAGCCCAGCCCCACACAGGCCAGAAGACAATCAAGCTTCGGCGCTCTCCTTGGCCTCGGCCTTCTTGTTCGGATCACTCAAATCGAGGCGAAAACGAACCCGCCCTTTCTTGGCGGCGGCCCGGGCCTTGCGACGACGTGCTTCGGTCGGTGTCTCAAAAGCCCTGCGCCGGCGCATCTCGTCCAAGATGCCCTCGCTCTCGAGCTTGCTCTTCAAGCGCTTGAGCGCGCGGTCCAGCGGTTCACCTTTCTTGACGTTGATTTCGGGCATGGGTTCTTCCGTTCCTTTGAGATGGGGGCGGGATCGTAGTGCGGCCGTCAGAATATGCAAGAGAAGGTTTTAAGCCGTGAGGACTCCTGCCCAAAAAGACTCCCACCCAGGCAGCCACCAGACTGCTGAAAGGATCAGCCCCCACCTGCTCACCCTTCCGCCAACTTCTGGGCCACCTCTTCCTGGGCGTCGATGATTTCCCGGCGGAGGTCGTGCTTGCGGGTCTTGAGCCACCAAGCCACCACGGGGCTGGCCACGAAGATCGAGGAATAAGTCCCCACCAGCACGCCGATCAAAATCGCGGCCGAGAAGCTCCGCAGCTCAGGGCCTCCGAAGAAGAGCAGCACCGCCACCGTGATGATGGTGGTGCCCGAAGTCAGCAAGGTCCGGCTGAGCGTGGCATTGATCGCGATGTTCATGATCTCCTTCACATCGCCCTTTTTCAGGAGGAGCGTCTCACGAATGCGGTCGAAGACCACGATCGTGTCATTGATGGAGTAGCCGGCGATCGCGAGGAAGGCCCCCACCATAATGAGATTGATCTCAAAGCCCAAGGCCACCAAACCAATGCCGATCAAAAGATCATGGAAGAGAGCGGCAATGGCGCCGATCGCGAAAGCAAACTCAAAGCGGAAGCTCACGTAGAGCAGAATGCCGACCAGCCCTATACCGAGCGCAATGAGGGACTCCACCATCATTTGCTGCCCGAGAGCCGGGCCCACATTCTCCTCCTGCATATCGTCCTCAATGCCCGGAAAGGCGATCGCGAGGGCAGCGAGAATGGCCCCCTTGTCCCCAGCCGCGGCCCGCACCGTGATGAAGCGCTCATTGGCAGTCTTTTGCTCTTGGACCGCTGGCTCCCGCTGGAGGTCAACGCCGCGGAGGGTGTCTTTGACTTCGCTCACCGTGGCCACCTCTTCGCCCGCCAAGAAGGTCAGGCGATCCCCCCCCGTGAAGTCGATTCCCAAGGCCCGATCCCCTTTCATCACCAAGGTGCTGACCGAGAGCACGATGAGCGCGCTCGAGACCACCAGGCGAAGTTTGTTCATCCCGAGGAAGTTGATGCCGAGCTGTTTCCACAGCCCCCCCACGGCCAACTTGGTGAGAAGCTTGGCGTCCAAGAGCCAACTGAAGCAGACCCGGGTGAAAATGAGCGAGCTGAAAAGCGAGGCCACGATGCCGACCGTCAAGGTGATGGCAAAACCCTTGATGCTCCCACTCCCCACGAAGAAAAGAATCACCGCGGTGATGAGCGTCGTGATGTTGGCGTCGAAGATGGCCGAGAAGGCCTTGTCGTAAGCAGAGCGAATGGCCGCCCCCAAGGATTTCCCGACCTTGAGCTCCTCCTTGAGTCGCTCAAAAATGAGGACGTTGGCATCGATGGCCATTCCAATCGTCAAAATGATGCCCGCGATTCCCGGAAGGGTGAAGCTGCTTTGGAACATCGCCATGATGCCAAACAAAATCACGATGTTCACCCCGAGACCGGCCAAAGCGATGACACCCGCCAAGCGATAAAAGATGATGACGAAGAGGAGCGTGGCACCGAGTCCGATGAGGCCGGCGGTCAACCCTTGTTCGATGGTGTCTTGGCCCAAACTAGCCGATACCGATCGCTCCCGTGCGATTCGCAGTCCATTCTCAAGGGGGTTTTCCAGGCTGTTGGCCAGTTGCTCCGCTTCGCTGCGGGAAAACTGCCCCGTGATTTCGGTGTTTCCATTGATGGCGGCGTTGATGCGGGGATAACTGACCACCTCGCCATCCACCATGATGGCCATGAGACGACCCACATTGTTTTTGGTCAGCTCGAAGAAGAGGCCGCGTCCCTCATTGTCGTAGCTCAGGCTGACACTCCAACCGACCGCCCCCTGCACGGCCCGGGCATCGGTTACATGTTTGCCTTCAAAAGAGATTTTCCGGCTGACCAAGATGAAATCGCTCGAGATCGGCTCGCCCTCCTCGTCGAACTCCGTCACCTCCTTCAGCTCGTAGCCGGGAGGGGTCACTCCCTGGGCCACCAAGCTCTGCGTGTCGTCGTGCACCATGCGGAAATCGAGCTTGGCCGCTTTCTGGAGAATCTGGCGGATCTCATCGCGCTGGGCTGCCTCGATCCCCGGCATCTGAACCAGCACTCCATCGCGGTCTTGCGGCACGATCAAGGCATCGGAAGTGCCGTAGAGATTCAAGCGCTCGGTGAGCACCCGGATGGCCTGCTCTTGAGCCGTGAGGGAGATTTCCTCGCCGGGGTTGGGCTGGAGTTTGAGGACAAATTCACTGCCCCCGGCCAGATCGATCCCGAGCTTGAGGTTCTTGTCCGGCGGGTAAATCGCGGCCAGGCAAAAGGCCGCCAGGAGAGCCGTCAGGACCGAGCCAATGATCTTGCGGCGGGCGCTCAGGTCAGTCGTGCAATACCAGAAAAAGAGAACCGCGATGGCAAGGGCGACGAGGAAAACGACGATTTGGTCGGTCATGAAAGTGGCGAAACGTGAGGGGGGCAAGAGGTAGCGGCAAATCGCCGACGTGCAAGCCTATCCCCCGAGGCAAGTTCGGGGAAAGAACTCACCCGCAGTCCGCCACCCCCAAATCCGAAAATCGAAAATCCTACTTCTTCTTCTCTCCCACCACTTCCGCCTCAGCCTCCACCGTCTCCTCTTCATTCCCCTTCCCCTTCTTGACCACCCGCGTGATGGAGGATTTCTCGAAGACGATCTTGGTGCCCTCGCAGACCTTGATGGCGGCAGTCGTTTTGCTCACTCCCATAACGATGCCGTGGATGCCCCCGGCCGTCACCACCTGGTCGCCCGTCTTCATAGCCGCCACCATGGCCTCGGTCTCCTTTTGCTTCTTTCTCTGCGGGCGGATGAGGATGAAATACATCGCCACGAAGATCAGGATGATCGGGAGAAAGCTCTGGAGCGGATTGGGGCCCGGAGGAGCGTCTTGAGCGAGGATCGTAAAAAGCTGGGTCATCTTGTGGATCGGGGTGAGCGCGGATCAGGCAGCGCGGTAGCGTTCGTGAAATTCCTTCCGAAAGTCGCCGAAGCGATTGTCGAGCACCGCCTGGCGAGCCCTTTCCGTCAGGGCGACATAGAAATGCAGATTGTGGAGGG
It contains:
- the metK gene encoding methionine adenosyltransferase, yielding MSNSYIFSSESVTEGHPDKVSDTVSDFILDACLEQDPASRVACETLVKDNVVVLGGEITTQAVFDYREVVKSALESIGYTAGDCKFDASNFFFVNLIGQQSPDIAQGVDAKAAEDKTTDEQGAGDQGIMFGYACKETPELMPAPILYSHQLGRALTELRKNGTFPWLRPDSKTQVSMEYVDGQPVRVTAVVISTMHTEEVTTSEIREKLKAGLIDKVIPSELLTPETEILINPTGLFVIGGPEGDCGLTGRKIIVDTYGGMGRHGGGAFSGKDPSKVDRSAAYFCRWVAKNVVAADLAEKCEIQVAYAIGHPHPVSIRIDTFGTAQVSEEKIEAAVKETFSFKPADIIEQLDLLRPIYKHTTNYGHFGREDNLGALTWEKKDKVEALRDAF
- a CDS encoding metalloregulator ArsR/SmtB family transcription factor, which encodes MSSTLNSLKLLSDPTRLRLFLLLSEEALSVAELQAILAMGQSRISTQLGLLRRGGLVRLHKDGKRSLYEPVPPQSEAEAGLRRICEAAALELEEAEPDRRALDLVRQHRADAARDYFDRLAGKFGKGYIPGRSWKSLAETLLQLLAPLRIADLGAGEGTLSQLMAQKATEVIAIDNSEKMVAFGKETAAKNGFQNLRYLLGDLESTPIEDETVDLALFSQALHHAAHPGGAVKEAFRIVRPGGRVVILDLLKHNFEEARELYADLWLGFAEVDLHRFLSDAGFVDLHLTVVDREPEYPHFQTVLAIGRKPE
- a CDS encoding M42 family metallopeptidase — its product is MTKSSKRFLLDLLSTPSPTGFEVAGQRKWAEYVRGFADAVENDAYGTAWATIESAESKTKKPMPTLMLEAHADEIGYIVKHITKEGFLRIDRVGGSDAATGRGRRLTFFGDQGEVTGLIGNTAIHLRKDSLGKENAPQINELYVDIGASSAEEVAERGLRVGHPAVYQDGPEFLGQDRLVGRALDNRVGGFIIAEVTRRLAAAKKRPSCRTYAVNAVQEEIGGLGAKMVTHRLMPDLCVCLDVTHATDTPGIDHSKHGEVNLGGGPTIQHGACNHPEVVERLMTVAEKEGLTLQHESAGRYSGTDTDQIYHVQQGVPSALVSLPLRYMHSVVETAHLGDIEQVIQLLTAFVKSLRPGDQFGVRL
- a CDS encoding RNA polymerase sigma factor RpoD/SigA translates to MDGGIKIYLREIGKTPLLTPEEEVQLAARIKNGDKAARDHMIRANLRLVVKIAQDYANYGLPLLDLISEGNIGLMKAVERFDPEKGGKLSTYAAWWIKQSIKRALANQSKTIRLPVHMVDKIAKMRRVAMVLAEELGREPTDEELAAEIGIERAKLAHLKSAALRPASLDAPISDDDGTEFGEIIGDERAQTPLEVLTHKNMHLQLDGLLEVLDEREMRIIDARFGLSGQKPKTLEEVGQEFGVTRERIRQLQNIALKKLRRALQKREEPGPKPVDKLPTNLVRSPSANKAKKVAASNTAAGESALGTLVEMLAGAAPMDLGEDDEEEDLEDAAPPEPEAVEPSPEPEPEPEPQPAPVVKKTSAVAAKPKEKKKPATPSKAKPLLAKKKGVAPKTVAPKKKLAATKKKATPPKPKKVAKKAVKKKVAPKKAAPKKKTAPKKAKKVAKKKATAKKTAPKKPAKKKAAKKRK
- the polA gene encoding DNA polymerase I, yielding MAQRLFLIDGMALAYRSHFALINSPIRTTQGVNTSAVFGFANVLLDLLEKESPTHLAVVFDTSAPTFRHQQFKEYKAQREDMPEELAEAIPLIKRLAEAFGFPVLSLDGYEADDLIGTLTRMADEAGGFKSYMVTPDKDFCQLVSPTTYMWKPGRKGGQHEVLDLARVQADWQVEEPDQVVDVLGLMGDTSDNIPGVPGIGPKTAMKLISQFGRLEVLLQRTAELKGKQKERLEEHAEQALLSKRLARIHREVPLEVTLDQLLIPERKQDALQSLFVELEFNTLGKRLFGDAFKAGRGFSAAAESQGELLEASLKTLADVPHHYREVSTKPQRTALLKTLQKQSAFCFDTETTSLDIREARLLGIAFSWQKGEGHFLVLPEESQEAAEVLQELAPLFASQAEKIGHHLKYDLAVLQEAGLAVNGPFFDTMLVHALVEPAQRHTMDFLAESLLGYTPVSITSLIGDKKDPQGQLDMGEVVEKRRQELVAYACEDADVTWQLAEKLRPRLNDSGQAEIYATIEAPLLPVLVRMEREGIRLDQAALAEIRIELGERIEELRASVMGHAGEDFNLNSPKQLGEILFEKLQLIEKPKKTKTGQYVTNEQVLTSLADRFPIVAEVLEYREASKLKSTYVDALPDYIARKTGRIHSDFQQLVAATGRLASANPNLQNIPVRSALGRRVRRAFVPRGEGFVLFAADYSQIELRIMAALSGDEAMQEAFAQEADIHTATAARVYGVDQEGVLPEMRRAAKMVNFGIIYGISAFGLSQRLGIPRGEAASIIEAYFKEYAGVQAFMERAVQEARERGYAETLLGRRRLLPDLKSKNGNVRGGAERMAINTPIQGSAADMIKLAMIGVESLLAEDGWRSRMLLQVHDELVFDLAVEEAEALVPKILEAMKTALPLEGVPIVVDSNQGTNWLEAH
- the rpsU gene encoding 30S ribosomal protein S21, giving the protein MPEINVKKGEPLDRALKRLKSKLESEGILDEMRRRRAFETPTEARRRKARAAAKKGRVRFRLDLSDPNKKAEAKESAEA
- the secD gene encoding protein translocase subunit SecD; this translates as MTDQIVVFLVALAIAVLFFWYCTTDLSARRKIIGSVLTALLAAFCLAAIYPPDKNLKLGIDLAGGSEFVLKLQPNPGEEISLTAQEQAIRVLTERLNLYGTSDALIVPQDRDGVLVQMPGIEAAQRDEIRQILQKAAKLDFRMVHDDTQSLVAQGVTPPGYELKEVTEFDEEGEPISSDFILVSRKISFEGKHVTDARAVQGAVGWSVSLSYDNEGRGLFFELTKNNVGRLMAIMVDGEVVSYPRINAAINGNTEITGQFSRSEAEQLANSLENPLENGLRIARERSVSASLGQDTIEQGLTAGLIGLGATLLFVIIFYRLAGVIALAGLGVNIVILFGIMAMFQSSFTLPGIAGIILTIGMAIDANVLIFERLKEELKVGKSLGAAIRSAYDKAFSAIFDANITTLITAVILFFVGSGSIKGFAITLTVGIVASLFSSLIFTRVCFSWLLDAKLLTKLAVGGLWKQLGINFLGMNKLRLVVSSALIVLSVSTLVMKGDRALGIDFTGGDRLTFLAGEEVATVSEVKDTLRGVDLQREPAVQEQKTANERFITVRAAAGDKGAILAALAIAFPGIEDDMQEENVGPALGQQMMVESLIALGIGLVGILLYVSFRFEFAFAIGAIAALFHDLLIGIGLVALGFEINLIMVGAFLAIAGYSINDTIVVFDRIRETLLLKKGDVKEIMNIAINATLSRTLLTSGTTIITVAVLLFFGGPELRSFSAAILIGVLVGTYSSIFVASPVVAWWLKTRKHDLRREIIDAQEEVAQKLAEG
- the yajC gene encoding preprotein translocase subunit YajC gives rise to the protein MTQLFTILAQDAPPGPNPLQSFLPIILIFVAMYFILIRPQRKKQKETEAMVAAMKTGDQVVTAGGIHGIVMGVSKTTAAIKVCEGTKIVFEKSSITRVVKKGKGNEEETVEAEAEVVGEKKK